The proteins below come from a single Halobacillus salinarum genomic window:
- the metE gene encoding 5-methyltetrahydropteroyltriglutamate--homocysteine S-methyltransferase, with protein sequence MKQWRSSSLGYPRIGERREWKKALEAFWEGSLSENELLTEMKEQRFSHINKQKEKGIDLIPVGDFSLYDHVLDTAFMFGLIPDRFKSETGTDDLATYFAMARGSKEAVACEMTKWFNTNYHYIVPEIDHFAPRVAHNQLLDYFLEAKNELHVKTKPVILGPLTLVKLAKGYQENDFASCVRQLIPHYMQVFKDLEEAGAEWIQVDEPVVSTSISDEEVELLKEVYHEITSGLSNVKLLLQSYFEAVDRYEEIINLPVDGIGFDFVHDEGANFAQLKKFGFPKEKVLAAGMIDGRNVWKADLNDRFEYLEKLAECVDSDQLIIQPSCSLLHTPVTIETEDSLPPLLKGALAFADEKLEEVTILTKGLNEGKASIEPVIDDQWRQLDALKQSEERNRGDVKQEVSDWNTRTPGRKLPYSRRKKVHEEFFRLPLLPATTIGSLPQTKEIRQARSKWRKGDWGNEEYKEFIERNISEWVSCQETIGLDVLVHGEFERNDMVEFFGEKLGGFAFTRFGWVQSYGSRCVKPPVVYGDVYWKEPMTVEEIAFAQSLTDKPLKGMLTGPVTITNWSFVRNDVSKFDVNRQIALALQKEIHALEERDIHMIQVDEPALREGLPLKVEKQAKYLAEAVYAFKLTTTLAKDETQIHTHMCYSNFNDIMDTIDQLDADVISIEAARSHGGLVAAFENDHYDKGIGLGVYDIHSPRIPPVEEMEKSITRALQVLDPEQFWVNPDCGLKTRNIKETVESLKNMTEAARLKREEIKLTNSTKAR encoded by the coding sequence ATGAAACAATGGAGGAGTTCATCTCTTGGTTATCCACGTATTGGTGAAAGACGTGAATGGAAAAAAGCGTTAGAGGCATTTTGGGAAGGTTCACTTTCAGAAAATGAGCTTTTGACAGAAATGAAAGAACAGCGATTTTCTCACATTAACAAGCAGAAGGAAAAAGGCATTGATCTCATTCCCGTTGGAGATTTCAGCTTGTATGATCACGTTCTTGATACGGCGTTCATGTTCGGGCTGATTCCAGACCGATTCAAAAGCGAAACGGGAACGGACGACTTGGCGACGTATTTTGCCATGGCCCGTGGCAGCAAAGAAGCGGTAGCGTGTGAAATGACGAAATGGTTCAATACCAATTACCATTATATTGTTCCTGAAATAGACCATTTTGCTCCACGAGTCGCTCATAACCAGCTGCTTGATTACTTTTTAGAAGCAAAAAATGAGCTTCATGTAAAAACAAAGCCGGTCATCCTAGGTCCTTTAACTTTAGTTAAGCTCGCTAAAGGCTATCAAGAAAACGATTTCGCAAGCTGTGTGCGTCAATTGATTCCTCACTATATGCAAGTCTTTAAAGATTTGGAAGAAGCAGGGGCTGAATGGATTCAGGTGGATGAACCTGTAGTAAGCACGTCCATTTCTGACGAGGAAGTCGAGCTTTTGAAAGAAGTGTATCACGAAATAACAAGTGGGCTTTCCAATGTCAAACTTCTGCTGCAATCCTATTTTGAAGCGGTTGACCGCTACGAAGAAATCATCAATCTCCCGGTCGATGGCATTGGTTTCGACTTTGTGCACGATGAAGGCGCGAACTTTGCCCAATTGAAAAAATTTGGATTTCCTAAAGAGAAAGTGTTAGCGGCAGGCATGATCGATGGACGCAACGTGTGGAAGGCTGATTTAAACGATCGATTCGAATACTTAGAGAAGCTTGCTGAATGTGTTGATTCAGACCAGCTGATTATTCAGCCTTCCTGCAGCTTGCTCCATACCCCAGTTACTATTGAAACGGAAGATTCCCTGCCGCCGTTATTAAAGGGAGCTCTTGCCTTTGCCGATGAAAAGCTTGAGGAAGTAACCATACTTACCAAGGGACTGAATGAAGGAAAAGCAAGCATCGAACCGGTGATAGACGATCAATGGCGGCAATTGGACGCCTTAAAGCAGTCAGAAGAACGGAACCGCGGAGACGTCAAACAGGAAGTGTCCGATTGGAATACGAGAACTCCTGGACGCAAGCTTCCATACAGCCGTCGTAAGAAGGTGCACGAGGAATTTTTTCGACTTCCTTTACTGCCTGCAACAACAATTGGAAGTCTTCCCCAAACGAAAGAAATTCGTCAGGCCCGTTCTAAATGGAGAAAAGGAGATTGGGGTAACGAAGAATACAAAGAGTTTATCGAGAGAAACATTTCCGAATGGGTCTCCTGTCAGGAAACCATCGGTTTGGATGTACTCGTTCATGGAGAATTTGAACGGAATGATATGGTTGAATTTTTCGGAGAAAAGCTCGGTGGATTTGCGTTTACCCGTTTTGGCTGGGTACAGTCTTACGGTTCAAGATGTGTAAAGCCTCCAGTTGTCTATGGAGATGTCTATTGGAAAGAACCGATGACGGTTGAAGAGATTGCGTTTGCTCAATCCTTGACGGATAAACCGCTTAAGGGCATGCTTACTGGTCCTGTTACGATTACTAACTGGTCATTCGTCCGGAATGATGTGAGTAAATTTGATGTGAATAGACAGATCGCTTTAGCTTTGCAGAAAGAAATCCATGCCTTGGAAGAGCGGGATATTCATATGATTCAAGTCGATGAGCCTGCTTTACGGGAAGGTCTGCCTTTAAAAGTGGAAAAGCAGGCAAAATATTTAGCTGAAGCAGTGTACGCTTTTAAACTTACGACAACCTTAGCTAAAGATGAGACTCAAATCCATACCCATATGTGCTATTCGAACTTTAATGACATCATGGATACGATTGATCAACTGGATGCTGATGTGATTTCTATTGAAGCGGCTAGAAGTCACGGTGGTTTAGTAGCTGCTTTTGAGAACGACCATTACGACAAGGGAATTGGACTTGGCGTGTATGATATTCACAGTCCTAGAATACCACCTGTGGAAGAAATGGAAAAGAGTATCACCCGCGCTCTACAAGTGCTTGATCCCGAGCAGTTTTGGGTGAACCCGGATTGTGGGCTTAAAACAAGAAACATTAAGGAAACGGTAGAGTCTCTCAAAAATATGACCGAAGCTGCCCGTCTAAAAAGAGAAGAGATCAAGCTGACGAATTCGACGAAAGCCAGGTAG
- a CDS encoding bile acid:sodium symporter family protein gives MLQRINMILQKCMPFITPASVVIGVIFSAWLKEFVFLVPWIFAVMTFSGSLNSNFSDLRKVLRQPLPLLACLLVLHLVMPLIALGIGSLLFPGDSYTVTGLILSFVIPTGITSLIWVSIYKGHVVLTLSIILVDTLLAPFVVPYVLKIFVGTSVEMDVLAIMSGLFWMIVLPSLLGMLINQFAKKQTSDKLSAAFAPFTKVGIGLVVAINSSDVAPFLKEVNGKLLLIAVTVFGMAVLAYGTGFITGRLLKQSSPIVVSLTYNSGMRNISGGAVIAITYFPPPVAVPVIVGMLFQQILASFTGFFLSRNLRAAERAAVETS, from the coding sequence ATGCTGCAGCGTATAAATATGATTTTGCAAAAGTGCATGCCGTTTATTACTCCTGCAAGTGTTGTGATCGGCGTCATTTTTTCAGCATGGCTCAAAGAATTTGTGTTTCTAGTACCGTGGATCTTTGCTGTCATGACTTTTTCAGGGAGTCTGAATTCAAATTTCAGTGATTTAAGAAAGGTATTGAGACAGCCTTTGCCGCTGCTCGCCTGTCTCCTGGTGTTACATTTAGTTATGCCGCTAATAGCTTTAGGAATTGGTTCTTTGCTTTTCCCAGGGGATTCCTATACCGTTACGGGACTTATTTTATCCTTTGTTATTCCTACAGGAATCACCAGCTTGATTTGGGTGTCCATTTACAAAGGTCATGTCGTCTTAACCCTTTCTATTATTTTGGTGGATACACTCCTAGCTCCCTTTGTGGTCCCGTACGTACTGAAGATTTTTGTAGGAACCTCTGTGGAAATGGACGTACTTGCCATTATGTCCGGGCTTTTCTGGATGATCGTACTTCCTTCTTTACTAGGGATGCTCATCAATCAATTTGCTAAAAAGCAAACATCGGACAAGCTAAGTGCGGCATTCGCTCCTTTTACAAAAGTGGGAATAGGTTTAGTTGTAGCCATTAACAGCTCGGACGTGGCACCTTTTTTAAAGGAGGTCAATGGAAAGTTACTGCTTATTGCGGTTACCGTTTTTGGAATGGCTGTACTTGCCTATGGAACAGGGTTTATCACAGGCAGATTATTAAAGCAAAGCTCTCCTATCGTTGTTTCGCTTACGTACAACAGCGGGATGCGGAATATCAGCGGAGGGGCAGTGATTGCGATCACTTATTTCCCTCCGCCAGTAGCCGTTCCTGTTATTGTCGGAATGCTTTTTCAGCAGATTTTAGCTTCGTTTACCGGCTTTTTCCTGTCCCGTAATTTGAGGGCTGCAGAGAGAGCTGCTGTCGAAACATCATAG
- a CDS encoding LacI family DNA-binding transcriptional regulator — MGVTIKDIAKKAGVSYSTVSKALRDSPLVQKPTKNKIMAIAEELGYQPNIAARSLVSKKSWVVGVVWPSVERMTLSALITKVNKELEEKQYTTVLSINEIDSAIQTFQRFQVDAILVFRDQANSPFELEALDTNIPILFYGTQSDQVSPVVDVNRKKAIELAVEHLSKLGHKKMAYIGNLGEKDTLQQEKVQTFQHMLVRKGIESGGIPLLNGLEASEGYRAGRQIIQAASPPTAILSGSYDLTRGLFQALHEAGLSVPQDISIASYDHVPQMLEFDPPVTSVGVPIEKVAEEIAAILLRMIDQTDVQQTYLLDPELAVRTSTRHRINQ; from the coding sequence ATGGGAGTTACCATTAAAGATATAGCCAAAAAAGCGGGGGTAAGTTATTCCACCGTTTCTAAAGCACTCAGAGACAGCCCGCTTGTTCAGAAGCCGACGAAAAACAAAATCATGGCGATCGCAGAAGAACTAGGGTACCAGCCGAATATTGCGGCCAGAAGTCTCGTATCAAAAAAATCCTGGGTCGTTGGAGTGGTTTGGCCATCAGTGGAACGGATGACACTATCCGCATTGATTACAAAGGTAAATAAAGAACTCGAGGAAAAGCAATATACGACTGTCCTTTCCATTAATGAGATCGATTCAGCCATCCAAACCTTTCAGCGTTTTCAAGTAGATGCCATACTGGTTTTTCGTGATCAGGCAAACAGCCCGTTTGAATTAGAGGCCCTGGATACGAACATTCCCATTCTTTTTTATGGAACACAATCCGATCAAGTCTCTCCAGTCGTGGATGTAAACCGAAAAAAAGCGATTGAGCTTGCTGTCGAGCATCTTTCAAAGCTTGGCCATAAAAAAATGGCTTATATCGGAAATCTGGGTGAAAAGGATACGCTGCAGCAGGAAAAGGTACAGACTTTTCAGCACATGCTTGTTCGAAAAGGGATCGAGTCTGGCGGGATCCCTTTATTAAATGGGCTCGAAGCATCGGAAGGCTATAGAGCGGGCAGACAAATCATTCAAGCAGCTTCCCCGCCTACTGCAATATTGAGCGGAAGTTATGATTTGACTCGAGGACTGTTTCAAGCGTTGCATGAAGCAGGTCTATCTGTTCCCCAGGATATTTCTATAGCCAGTTATGATCATGTCCCACAAATGCTGGAATTTGATCCGCCTGTAACCAGTGTCGGGGTGCCAATTGAAAAAGTCGCTGAAGAAATCGCCGCGATTTTGCTCCGTATGATTGACCAAACTGATGTCCAGCAAACCTATTTACTAGACCCGGAGCTCGCTGTCCGGACTTCCACACGGCACAGAATAAACCAGTAG
- a CDS encoding NADP-dependent glyceraldehyde-3-phosphate dehydrogenase — MKHTVEENVRDVYSVTGEARLGNISLMSKEDVDRAIDQASDVQKNWKEIDLHTRARILHQWADNLVDKQLIIADMISHEVGKGMSSAKKEVLRTADLIRYTAEEGLRSHGDLMRGDSFKGGPSSKLAMVEQEPLGVVLAISPFNYPVNLAASKIAPALITGNAVVFKPASQGSLSGKLMIEALNDTDLPEGTVQLITGKGSEIGDFLVTHPKINMVTFTGSTQTGQAISQQTKMVPVVLELGGKDPALVLKDADLDLAVKQIVSGAFSYSGQRCTAIKRVLVQDEVAEELVQKLKEAINNLSVGDYQQESDISPLINTRAADYVEELIDEALQKGAHAVTGNKREANVIHPTLLDQVNEDMRVAWEEPFGPVLPVIRVQNEEEMVKLANLSEYGLQASIFTKDTQKAIKLGSQLEVGSVQLNAKTERGPDHFPFIGAKSSGLGSQGIRRSIESMTRDKLFVLNL, encoded by the coding sequence ATTAAGCATACGGTAGAAGAAAACGTAAGGGATGTATATTCAGTCACAGGGGAAGCTCGTCTAGGTAATATCAGTCTCATGAGTAAGGAAGATGTGGATCGTGCCATTGATCAGGCATCGGACGTGCAAAAAAATTGGAAGGAAATTGATCTTCATACGAGAGCGAGAATTCTTCATCAATGGGCGGACAACTTGGTCGATAAACAATTGATAATTGCAGATATGATTTCACATGAAGTAGGGAAAGGGATGTCTTCTGCGAAGAAAGAAGTCCTGCGTACGGCTGACCTTATTCGTTATACAGCTGAAGAGGGACTTCGATCCCATGGCGATTTAATGCGGGGAGACTCTTTTAAAGGCGGGCCGTCTTCGAAACTTGCTATGGTTGAACAGGAACCTTTAGGAGTTGTATTAGCCATTTCTCCTTTCAATTACCCAGTCAACTTGGCCGCATCTAAGATTGCTCCCGCTCTTATAACAGGAAACGCTGTGGTCTTCAAACCTGCCTCTCAAGGAAGTCTTAGTGGTAAGTTAATGATAGAAGCTTTGAATGATACGGACCTTCCAGAGGGGACCGTACAGCTTATTACAGGGAAGGGTTCAGAGATCGGTGATTTTCTTGTCACTCATCCAAAGATAAACATGGTAACGTTTACGGGAAGTACACAAACAGGACAAGCTATTTCCCAACAAACAAAAATGGTGCCGGTAGTCCTTGAGTTAGGCGGAAAAGACCCTGCGTTAGTTCTGAAAGATGCTGATTTAGACCTTGCAGTGAAACAAATCGTCAGTGGCGCTTTTTCTTATTCAGGACAGCGATGTACAGCTATAAAAAGAGTACTTGTTCAGGATGAAGTTGCTGAGGAATTGGTACAGAAACTTAAAGAAGCCATAAATAACCTGTCCGTTGGGGATTACCAGCAGGAATCGGATATTTCTCCTCTCATCAACACAAGAGCTGCTGATTACGTGGAAGAATTAATCGATGAAGCCTTGCAGAAGGGAGCTCATGCCGTCACAGGAAATAAGCGGGAAGCAAATGTTATTCACCCCACTCTTCTCGATCAAGTTAACGAAGACATGCGGGTGGCTTGGGAGGAACCTTTTGGACCAGTACTTCCTGTAATAAGAGTTCAAAACGAAGAGGAAATGGTTAAATTAGCCAACCTATCTGAATACGGATTACAGGCAAGTATTTTTACTAAAGATACTCAAAAAGCGATTAAATTAGGTTCACAGTTAGAAGTCGGTTCCGTACAGCTGAATGCAAAAACAGAAAGAGGACCGGATCACTTTCCTTTCATTGGTGCGAAAAGCTCCGGCCTGGGATCTCAAGGTATTCGCAGAAGTATCGAATCTATGACACGGGACAAGCTGTTTGTCCTGAACTTATAG
- a CDS encoding UxaA family hydrolase: MKEVVQINERDNVWVALKDLANGEKVRIGDQEIEVKESIPQGHKMALNALNRGDQVIKYGFPIGRLTEDVEKGGWVHTTNTKTNLEGVQEYLYSPNFKENPFQNQHLTFQGYKRDDGRVGIRNELWIVPTVGCVNGIAELMVKQFKSEVGDIAPFENIHVLKHNYGCSQLGDDHENTKTILGNAINHPNAGGVLVLGLGCENNNIYDLKESLGEFNEDRVKFLVSQDVSDEMEAGVSLLHEIYQSGKRDRREEVPLSELKIGLKCGGSDGFSGITANPLLGRLSDFMAAQNGTTVLTEVPEMFGAESLLMERAANEEVFNETVQMINDFKQYFIQHNQPIYENPSPGNKDGGITTLEDKSLGCTQKAGTSTVQDVLKYGETLTTKGLNLLSSPGNDLVASSALASAGCQLVLFTTGRGTPFGSFVPTVKISTNSQIYEKKKHWIDFDAGKLLADYDPDELLDEFIEYVIQVANGKPVNNEINDFREIAIFKSGVTL; the protein is encoded by the coding sequence ATGAAAGAAGTAGTACAAATAAATGAACGGGATAATGTCTGGGTTGCACTTAAAGATTTAGCAAACGGAGAAAAAGTACGAATAGGCGACCAGGAGATTGAAGTAAAAGAGTCCATCCCCCAGGGACATAAAATGGCGCTGAATGCATTAAATAGAGGCGATCAGGTGATTAAGTACGGTTTTCCAATCGGCCGCCTGACAGAAGACGTTGAAAAAGGAGGATGGGTTCATACAACGAATACAAAAACAAACCTGGAAGGAGTCCAGGAATACTTGTATTCCCCAAACTTCAAGGAGAACCCGTTTCAAAATCAGCATTTAACTTTTCAAGGCTACAAGCGTGATGATGGACGTGTTGGCATCAGGAATGAATTGTGGATCGTTCCTACGGTCGGGTGTGTAAATGGAATTGCAGAGTTAATGGTCAAGCAATTTAAAAGTGAAGTCGGCGACATCGCTCCTTTTGAAAATATCCATGTGTTAAAACATAACTATGGATGCTCACAGCTTGGAGATGATCACGAAAACACGAAAACCATTCTTGGAAATGCCATCAACCATCCGAATGCAGGAGGAGTACTTGTGTTAGGGCTCGGATGTGAGAATAATAACATCTATGATTTAAAGGAATCGCTTGGGGAGTTTAATGAGGATCGTGTAAAATTTCTAGTATCGCAGGATGTTTCTGATGAAATGGAAGCAGGCGTATCTTTGCTTCATGAAATCTACCAAAGCGGTAAGCGGGATAGACGGGAGGAAGTACCTCTATCGGAATTAAAGATAGGGCTGAAATGTGGAGGCTCAGACGGTTTTTCTGGAATCACAGCGAATCCCCTGTTGGGCAGGCTCTCGGACTTTATGGCTGCTCAGAATGGAACGACCGTGCTCACAGAAGTTCCTGAAATGTTTGGAGCAGAGTCTTTATTAATGGAAAGAGCCGCTAATGAAGAGGTTTTTAATGAAACGGTACAGATGATCAACGATTTTAAGCAGTATTTTATCCAACACAACCAGCCGATCTATGAAAATCCTTCCCCTGGAAATAAAGACGGGGGGATTACTACTCTTGAGGATAAGTCACTGGGCTGCACTCAAAAAGCCGGCACCTCAACTGTACAAGATGTGCTGAAATATGGAGAGACTTTAACGACGAAGGGTCTGAACCTGCTGAGCTCTCCAGGAAACGATCTTGTTGCATCCAGCGCGCTTGCGTCGGCTGGTTGTCAGCTTGTCTTATTCACAACAGGAAGAGGTACACCGTTTGGCTCTTTTGTACCTACAGTAAAGATTTCAACCAACTCTCAAATCTACGAAAAAAAGAAGCATTGGATAGATTTTGATGCAGGAAAACTCCTTGCAGATTATGATCCAGATGAACTTTTGGATGAATTCATTGAATACGTCATCCAAGTCGCAAATGGGAAACCAGTGAATAATGAGATTAATGATTTCAGGGAAATCGCCATCTTTAAATCAGGCGTTACCTTATAA
- a CDS encoding tagaturonate reductase, producing the protein MDLLDKKLVLTRKLKHSSIQPVDSLPEKILQFGEGNFLRCFTNWMVQQMNDKGVFNGRVAAVQPTPHGRVVPKLERQENLYTTILQGLDNGKEVEEVEVNCSISRSINPYENWQEVLNTAASDELQFIFSNTTEAGLSYSREEYDPSQSPLSFPGKVTACLFHRYQCKGKEEAPGLVVIPCELVEDNGTKLKEIVLTIAEDWRLPVPFKKWVQERNTFCNTLVDRIVPGYPKEHALDWEHRLGYHDELMVTGEPFHLFVIEADQELEDLLPLQQAGLNVKWAKVQPYRTLKVSLLNAPHTMMFAAGFLYGLNTVYEAMKDPLLKDFVSEAMETEIMPYLSFDRDETIQFSEAVIERFQNPYIKHYLTDLGLNAVNKFRARVLPLFQNYYAETGQLPSFMSYALAAMFVYYKPVSVEEGHFTGEREGVAYKVRDTEAAMNAFIHFWESSKKGIYIESVRQILARTALWGEDLTRFPNLAERIHEHIELMLRLGAQPALEELMNKKEVNK; encoded by the coding sequence GTGGACTTACTGGATAAAAAGCTAGTTCTAACACGTAAATTGAAGCATTCCTCCATTCAACCCGTAGACTCTCTACCTGAAAAAATTTTGCAGTTTGGTGAAGGGAATTTCCTCCGCTGCTTTACGAATTGGATGGTACAGCAGATGAATGATAAAGGAGTATTTAACGGCCGAGTCGCAGCGGTTCAGCCTACTCCTCATGGACGAGTCGTGCCAAAGCTTGAACGTCAGGAAAATCTTTATACGACGATTCTCCAAGGATTGGACAACGGGAAAGAAGTGGAAGAGGTTGAAGTAAACTGCTCCATCTCCCGCAGTATCAACCCGTATGAAAATTGGCAGGAGGTTTTAAATACTGCAGCTTCTGATGAACTGCAATTTATTTTCTCTAATACGACTGAAGCGGGACTCTCTTATAGCAGAGAAGAGTATGATCCTTCCCAGTCTCCGCTGTCGTTTCCAGGGAAAGTCACTGCCTGTTTATTTCATCGCTACCAATGCAAAGGGAAAGAAGAGGCACCAGGTCTTGTAGTTATCCCTTGTGAGCTCGTCGAAGACAATGGGACGAAGTTGAAAGAAATCGTATTGACCATCGCTGAAGACTGGCGTTTACCAGTTCCGTTTAAAAAATGGGTACAAGAAAGAAATACGTTCTGCAACACACTTGTAGACCGGATTGTGCCGGGATATCCAAAGGAACATGCACTGGATTGGGAACACCGGCTAGGTTATCATGACGAGCTTATGGTTACAGGTGAGCCTTTTCATTTATTTGTCATTGAAGCTGATCAGGAACTTGAGGATCTTCTGCCCTTACAACAAGCGGGGTTAAACGTTAAGTGGGCCAAAGTTCAGCCTTATCGAACGTTGAAGGTAAGCCTGTTAAATGCGCCTCATACGATGATGTTTGCGGCAGGCTTTTTATACGGACTTAATACAGTGTATGAAGCGATGAAGGATCCTCTACTTAAGGATTTCGTGAGCGAGGCCATGGAAACAGAAATCATGCCTTATTTATCTTTTGACCGTGATGAAACGATTCAATTCAGTGAAGCTGTCATCGAACGATTTCAAAATCCTTATATTAAGCATTACTTAACTGATCTCGGCTTAAATGCGGTAAATAAATTCAGAGCGAGGGTTCTTCCTTTGTTTCAGAACTATTATGCAGAAACGGGTCAGCTCCCTTCCTTCATGAGTTATGCTCTGGCAGCCATGTTTGTCTATTATAAACCAGTGTCTGTAGAAGAAGGTCATTTTACAGGGGAGCGTGAAGGTGTGGCGTACAAGGTTCGTGATACCGAAGCAGCCATGAACGCCTTTATTCATTTCTGGGAGAGCTCTAAAAAGGGAATTTATATAGAATCCGTTCGTCAAATCCTTGCCCGGACTGCCTTATGGGGGGAAGACTTAACTCGGTTCCCTAACCTTGCAGAGCGTATACATGAGCACATTGAATTGATGCTCCGCCTAGGAGCACAGCCCGCCTTGGAGGAATTAATGAATAAGAAGGAAGTAAACAAATAG
- the uxaC gene encoding glucuronate isomerase: MDERFLLNNETAVRLYETYAKDMPIIDYHCHLSPKEIYENKPYHNITEVWLYGDHYKWRAMRANGMEEAYVTGDASDYEKFLAYARTVPMTVGNPLYHWTHLELERYFGVKELLNEETAPAIWETVNEKLQSEGFSTRDFITKSKVEVVCTTDDPTDSLEYHQLLKEEDLSFQVLPSFRPDKGLELNKEGFKNWVEKLGEVSHIPIRSYEDFLAALESRIEFFHAVGGRVSDHALDTMMFAETTMEEASTIFKHVMTGAKVSKEEEAKYKSFTLKFLAERYASHGWIMQFHINALRNNNSRMLADLGPDTGYDSMNDEPIAKPLVHLLDSLEKGHSLPKTVLYSLNPNDNPVLAAITGSFQGGGVPGKIQFGTAWWFNDHKEGMLSQMKTLANIGLLSRFIGMLTDSRSFLSYTRHEYFRRLFCDLLGEWVEKGEIPNDEDLLKQIVQGVSYENAKQYLGFEEISVSSSSASPSSSSL; encoded by the coding sequence ATGGATGAACGCTTTTTGTTAAATAATGAAACCGCTGTCCGGTTGTATGAAACCTATGCAAAGGATATGCCGATCATTGATTACCATTGTCATTTAAGTCCGAAAGAGATTTATGAAAATAAACCTTATCACAACATTACTGAAGTATGGCTGTATGGCGATCATTATAAATGGAGAGCAATGAGAGCTAATGGCATGGAAGAAGCCTATGTTACAGGGGATGCAAGCGATTATGAGAAGTTTTTGGCGTATGCCAGGACGGTTCCGATGACGGTTGGCAATCCGTTATACCATTGGACTCATTTAGAACTCGAGCGCTATTTTGGAGTAAAGGAACTGCTCAATGAAGAAACAGCTCCTGCAATTTGGGAAACTGTAAACGAAAAGCTTCAATCAGAAGGATTTTCCACCAGGGATTTCATTACAAAATCCAAAGTGGAAGTCGTATGTACTACTGATGATCCCACAGATTCCTTGGAATATCATCAACTTCTTAAGGAAGAAGATCTTTCGTTTCAGGTGCTGCCAAGTTTTCGCCCGGATAAAGGACTGGAACTAAATAAGGAAGGGTTTAAAAACTGGGTCGAAAAGCTTGGAGAAGTGTCACATATACCCATTCGCAGTTATGAAGACTTTTTAGCTGCTCTGGAATCAAGAATCGAATTTTTCCATGCTGTCGGAGGAAGAGTATCGGATCATGCTTTAGATACGATGATGTTTGCCGAGACGACTATGGAAGAAGCCTCCACGATTTTCAAACATGTGATGACAGGAGCAAAAGTCTCTAAAGAAGAAGAAGCGAAATATAAATCCTTTACCCTTAAATTTTTAGCAGAGCGTTATGCTTCGCACGGATGGATTATGCAATTTCATATTAACGCACTGAGAAATAATAATTCCCGAATGCTCGCTGACCTTGGCCCTGACACCGGCTATGACAGTATGAACGACGAACCGATTGCGAAACCGCTTGTTCATTTACTCGATTCTTTAGAAAAAGGTCACAGTCTGCCTAAAACTGTCCTTTATTCTTTAAATCCCAATGATAACCCGGTTCTCGCCGCCATTACAGGAAGCTTTCAGGGCGGAGGCGTGCCCGGGAAGATTCAATTCGGTACTGCCTGGTGGTTTAACGATCATAAGGAAGGCATGCTCAGTCAAATGAAAACACTTGCGAACATCGGGCTGCTCAGCCGTTTTATTGGAATGCTGACAGACTCCAGAAGTTTTCTCTCCTATACACGCCATGAATATTTTAGAAGACTATTTTGTGACTTATTAGGCGAATGGGTTGAAAAGGGCGAAATTCCTAATGATGAAGACCTTCTGAAGCAGATTGTGCAAGGTGTTTCCTATGAAAACGCTAAGCAGTACTTGGGCTTTGAGGAAATCTCCGTCAGCAGCTCTTCAGCCAGTCCATCATCATCCAGTCTCTAG